A window of the Cystobacter fuscus genome harbors these coding sequences:
- a CDS encoding polyprenyl synthetase family protein: MSSFDLDAYLNTQQQRVEALLRSRTEELGTHVPPRLLESIRYSLLAGGKRLRPVLCLSFAEAVLQQSTVSRVVEDCACALEFIHTYSLVHDDLPSMDDDDLRRGVPTNHKVYGEAMAILAGDSLLTDAFALVAGGPEPMRAALCRELAVAAGSSGMVGGQVLDIAEDRPAHIDYLTRMHRLKTGALIRAACRMGVIAAGGSADALARADAYGDAVGLAFQIADDVLDVTSDASTLGKPVGADAAAGRHTFPAVLGLEESKQLAARKVADAIAAVAPLEPRSGPLAALARYSVERSS; the protein is encoded by the coding sequence GGTGGAAGCGCTGCTGCGCTCGCGCACGGAGGAGCTGGGGACCCATGTGCCCCCCCGCCTGCTCGAGTCCATCCGCTACTCGCTGCTGGCGGGTGGCAAGCGGCTGCGTCCGGTGTTGTGCCTGAGCTTCGCCGAGGCCGTGCTCCAGCAGAGCACCGTGTCGCGGGTGGTGGAGGACTGCGCGTGCGCGCTCGAGTTCATCCACACCTACTCGCTCGTGCACGATGACCTGCCGTCCATGGACGACGACGATCTGCGCCGGGGCGTGCCCACCAACCACAAGGTGTACGGCGAGGCGATGGCCATCCTCGCGGGCGACTCGCTGCTCACGGATGCCTTCGCCCTGGTGGCCGGCGGCCCCGAGCCGATGCGCGCCGCGCTCTGCCGCGAGCTGGCCGTGGCCGCGGGTTCCTCGGGCATGGTGGGCGGCCAGGTGCTGGACATCGCCGAGGATCGGCCGGCCCACATCGACTACCTCACCCGGATGCATCGCCTGAAGACGGGCGCCCTCATCCGCGCCGCGTGCCGCATGGGCGTCATCGCCGCGGGTGGCAGTGCCGATGCGCTCGCCCGCGCGGACGCCTACGGGGACGCGGTGGGGCTCGCCTTCCAGATCGCCGATGACGTGCTGGACGTCACGAGCGACGCGTCCACCCTGGGCAAGCCCGTGGGCGCGGACGCCGCCGCCGGACGTCACACCTTCCCGGCGGTGCTGGGCCTGGAGGAGTCCAAGCAGCTCGCGGCGCGCAAGGTGGCCGACGCCATCGCCGCCGTGGCCCCGCTGGAGCCCCGCTCGGGTCCGCTGGCGGCGCTCGCGCGCTACTCGGTGGAGCGCAGCTCGTGA